From the Peromyscus leucopus breed LL Stock chromosome 8b, UCI_PerLeu_2.1, whole genome shotgun sequence genome, one window contains:
- the LOC114691565 gene encoding olfactory receptor-like protein DTMT produces the protein MERGNQSVVLEFLLLGLPIEPLQQDLFYALFLAMYLTTILGNLIIIILIQLDSHLHTPMYLFLSNLSFSDLCFSSVTIPKLLQNMQSQVPSIPYAGCLAQMYFFLLFADLESFLLVAMAYDRYVAICFPLHYASIMSTKLCLCLVALSWLLTTVISLSHTLLMARLSFCDDHVIPHFFCDMSALLKLACSDIQINEMMIFILGGLVIIVPFLLIFLSYARIVSSILKVPSSRSIRKAFSTCGSHLSVVSLFYGTIIGLYLCPSASNSTVKETVMAVMYTVVTPMLNPFIYSFRNQDIKGALRRVFSKQMANFSLGQ, from the coding sequence ATGGAAAGAGGAAATCAATCTGTTGTCTTGGAGTTCCTCCTCCTGGGCTTGCCCATTGAACCACTCCAGCAAGACCTGTTCTATGCCTTGTTCCTGGCCATGTACCTCACTACCATCCTAGGgaacctcatcatcatcatccttatTCAACTGGACTCCCATCTCCATACTCCCATGTATTTGTTTCTCAGTAATttgtccttctctgacctctgcttttCCTCTGTCACCATCCCCAAATTACTACAGAACATGCAGAGCCAAGTACCATCCATCCCTTATGCAGGCTGCCTGGCACAAATGTACTTTTTCCTACTTTTTGCAGATCTTGAGAGCTTCCTCCTAGtagccatggcctatgaccgctatgtggccatctgcttcCCCCTGCACTATGCTAGCATCATGAGCACCAAGCTGTGTCTGTGCCTGGTGGCACTCTCTTGGCTACTGACCACGGTCATCTCTTTGTCACACACTCTGCTCATGGCGCGACTTTCTTTCTGTGATGACCATGTGATCCCTCACTTTTTCTGTGACATGTCAGCTCTTCTGAAGTTAGCCTGCTCTGACATTCAGATCAATGAAATGATGATATTTATCTTGGGAGGACTTGTCATTATCGTCCCATTCCTGTTGATATTTTTATCCTACGCACGAATAGTGTCCTCCATCCTCAAGGTCCCCTCTTCTAGAAGCATACGAAAGGCCTTCTCTACCTGTGGTTCCCATCTCTCAGTGGTGTCTCTCTTCTATGGAACAATAATTGGTCTCTACTTATGTCCATCAGCTAGTAACTCAACTGTTAAGGAGACTGTCATGGCTGTGATGTACACCGTGGTGACCCCTATGCTGAACCCCTTCATCTACAGCTTCAGAAATCAGGATATAAAGGGAGCTTTAAGAAGGGTGTTTTCAAAGCAGATGGCTAACTTTTCTCTGGGACAATGA